The window AATGTTTATTATTTACCAATTCTGTTATCTGCTAGTAAAGCTACAAGTCTTAGTAAATAAAATAACATCATAATTAGATTGATTAAGATTTGGAATCCTATAAATAACCCCATTTTAGCATTCATACCTTCTTCAACATAGAACTTGTCCATATTTTGAGCTAATCATAAATCATAAGCTAAAAATAATACAGCCATTAGAATTCCAATTACTGAAACTACAATAGCAATTGTTCTATAAGCTTCTCCAACTAAGAAGATACTTGCAATAATAAGTCCCATCATAGCAATGAATCCAAAAATACTTGCTACCATTACAATTTTTGAGAATGTTACAAATGCTTTTAAACTCATTAATTTTACAACTGCAAATGTACCAATAAATATTAAACCAACTATTCCAAACACAGACATAATTAGTAATAAACCTTGGTTTTCAAATTGTTGTTGTAAATATGCAAATAGAGATCCAAACCCTATTCCATATGCAGTTGTATATATTAATATGGTGATTAGACCAAATGCTAAGGATGCTTTATGAACTCTAAAAGCTCAAATCATAGACATGATTGAACCTACAATAATTCCCACTGAAGCAAAACTTAATAACATCACTTGAGA is drawn from Malacoplasma penetrans HF-2 and contains these coding sequences:
- a CDS encoding Bax inhibitor-1/YccA family membrane protein, yielding MNKGYFASSNNNAYHVEGYKTTKLKYNKKQMSVLNIGMLTAGLGFLYVAAIGFILEYAVFLPLGNEISQVMLLSFASVGIIVGSIMSMIWAFRVHKASLAFGLITILIYTTAYGIGFGSLFAYLQQQFENQGLLLIMSVFGIVGLIFIGTFAVVKLMSLKAFVTFSKIVMVASIFGFIAMMGLIIASIFLVGEAYRTIAIVVSVIGILMAVLFLAYDLWLAQNMDKFYVEEGMNAKMGLFIGFQILINLIMMLFYLLRLVALLADNRIGK